The Aphelocoma coerulescens isolate FSJ_1873_10779 chromosome 2, UR_Acoe_1.0, whole genome shotgun sequence genome contains a region encoding:
- the HERPUD2 gene encoding homocysteine-responsive endoplasmic reticulum-resident ubiquitin-like domain member 2 protein isoform X4, with translation MDQSVVEHPVTLIIKAPNQKYTDQTISCFLEWTVGKLKSHLSKVYPSKPSTKDQRLVYSGRLLPDHLQLKDVLRKNLDRSGSTAASPTNQEASSTSLNTSGDGVRHRNLPQAHSNSTPSHQFPYLMQGNIGNQFPGQGVPVGFSMYPAFSPLQMIWWQQMYVRQYYMQYQAAVSAQVTSSTEPARSAVAQAVNSEHARANEPAAVPNVAVQENRPVNQNVQMNAQGGPVVNEEDFNRDWLDWMYTFSRAAILLSIVYFYSSFSRFVMVMGAMLLVYLHQAGWFPFRQEGGQQQAANNAEVNRDGQHANNPDLEEMERLMDDGIDEDNGEDAGEDGNTEQQPGFMASAWSFITTFFTSLIPEGPPQVGN, from the exons ATGGACCAGAGCGTGGTGGAGCACCCGGTGACCCTCATCATCAAGGCCCCCAACCAGAAATACACCGACCAGACCATCAGCTGCTTTCTGGAGTGGACTGTGGGCAAGCTGAAGTCCCACCTCTCCAAGGTGTACCCCAGTAAGCCG TCTACAAAGGATCAGAGACTGGTGTATTCTGGCAGACTGCTTCCTGATCATCTGCAGCTGAAAGATGTTCTCAGAAAA aatttaGACCGTTCTGGATCAACTGCTGCCTCACCCACAAACCAAGAAGCTTCTTCTACGTCTTTGAACACTAGTGGAGATGGAGTGAGGCATCGTAATCTTCCACAAGCACACAGCAACTCCACACCAAGCCACCAGTTCCCTTATTTAATGCAAGG CAATATAGGCAACCAGTTTCCAGGCCAAGGTGTTCCTGTTGGATTTTCTATGTATCCTGCATTCAGTCCCTTACAGATGATATGGTGGCAACAGATGTATGTACGTCAGTACTACATGCAGTA CCAAGCTGCTGTTTCAGCCCAAGTGACTTCCAGCACTGAGCCAGCGAGATCTGCAGTTGCCCAGGCTGTAAATTCAGAACATGCTCGTGCAAATGAGCCTGCAGCAGTGCCAAATGTAGCTGTCCAGGAGAACAGGCCTGTAAATCAAAATGTTCAGATGAATGCACAGGGTGGCCCAGTAGTGAATGAAGAGGACTTCAACCGGGACTGGCTGGACTGGATGTACACGTTCTCTAGAGCAGCAATTCTTCTGAGCATTGTATACTTCTATTCTTCTTTCAGTCGGTTTGTCATGGTAATGGGAGCCATGCTGCTGGTTTATTT ACACCAAGCTGGATGGTTTCCCTTTAGGCAAGAGGGAGGCCAACAACAGGCAGCCAATAATGCAGAAGTGAACCGTGATGGGCAACATGCAAATAACCCTGATCTTGAAGAGATG gagCGACTTATGGATGATGGGATTGATGAAGACAACGGAGAAGATGCAGGTGAAGATGGCAATacagagcagcagcctggatTCATGGCTTCTGCTTGGTCCTTTATCACAACCTTCTTCACATCACTGATTCCTGAAGGGCCTCCACAGGTTGGCAACTAA
- the HERPUD2 gene encoding homocysteine-responsive endoplasmic reticulum-resident ubiquitin-like domain member 2 protein isoform X1 codes for MDQSVVEHPVTLIIKAPNQKYTDQTISCFLEWTVGKLKSHLSKVYPSKPSTKDQRLVYSGRLLPDHLQLKDVLRKQDEYHMVHLVCTSRTPPSSPKPSTSREGHGASTSSSSSNLDRSGSTAASPTNQEASSTSLNTSGDGVRHRNLPQAHSNSTPSHQFPYLMQGNIGNQFPGQGVPVGFSMYPAFSPLQMIWWQQMYVRQYYMQYQAAVSAQVTSSTEPARSAVAQAVNSEHARANEPAAVPNVAVQENRPVNQNVQMNAQGGPVVNEEDFNRDWLDWMYTFSRAAILLSIVYFYSSFSRFVMVMGAMLLVYLHQAGWFPFRQEGGQQQAANNAEVNRDGQHANNPDLEEMERLMDDGIDEDNGEDAGEDGNTEQQPGFMASAWSFITTFFTSLIPEGPPQVGN; via the exons ATGGACCAGAGCGTGGTGGAGCACCCGGTGACCCTCATCATCAAGGCCCCCAACCAGAAATACACCGACCAGACCATCAGCTGCTTTCTGGAGTGGACTGTGGGCAAGCTGAAGTCCCACCTCTCCAAGGTGTACCCCAGTAAGCCG TCTACAAAGGATCAGAGACTGGTGTATTCTGGCAGACTGCTTCCTGATCATCTGCAGCTGAAAGATGTTCTCAGAAAA cAAGATGAATATCATATGGTTCATCTGGTTTGTACATCTCGGACACCCCCAAGTTCTCCAAAACCCAGCACCAGTAGAGAAGGTCATGGAGCTTCAACCTCCAGCAGTAGCTCA aatttaGACCGTTCTGGATCAACTGCTGCCTCACCCACAAACCAAGAAGCTTCTTCTACGTCTTTGAACACTAGTGGAGATGGAGTGAGGCATCGTAATCTTCCACAAGCACACAGCAACTCCACACCAAGCCACCAGTTCCCTTATTTAATGCAAGG CAATATAGGCAACCAGTTTCCAGGCCAAGGTGTTCCTGTTGGATTTTCTATGTATCCTGCATTCAGTCCCTTACAGATGATATGGTGGCAACAGATGTATGTACGTCAGTACTACATGCAGTA CCAAGCTGCTGTTTCAGCCCAAGTGACTTCCAGCACTGAGCCAGCGAGATCTGCAGTTGCCCAGGCTGTAAATTCAGAACATGCTCGTGCAAATGAGCCTGCAGCAGTGCCAAATGTAGCTGTCCAGGAGAACAGGCCTGTAAATCAAAATGTTCAGATGAATGCACAGGGTGGCCCAGTAGTGAATGAAGAGGACTTCAACCGGGACTGGCTGGACTGGATGTACACGTTCTCTAGAGCAGCAATTCTTCTGAGCATTGTATACTTCTATTCTTCTTTCAGTCGGTTTGTCATGGTAATGGGAGCCATGCTGCTGGTTTATTT ACACCAAGCTGGATGGTTTCCCTTTAGGCAAGAGGGAGGCCAACAACAGGCAGCCAATAATGCAGAAGTGAACCGTGATGGGCAACATGCAAATAACCCTGATCTTGAAGAGATG gagCGACTTATGGATGATGGGATTGATGAAGACAACGGAGAAGATGCAGGTGAAGATGGCAATacagagcagcagcctggatTCATGGCTTCTGCTTGGTCCTTTATCACAACCTTCTTCACATCACTGATTCCTGAAGGGCCTCCACAGGTTGGCAACTAA
- the HERPUD2 gene encoding homocysteine-responsive endoplasmic reticulum-resident ubiquitin-like domain member 2 protein isoform X2: MDQSVVEHPVTLIIKAPNQKYTDQTISCFLEWTVGKLKSHLSKVYPSKPSTKDQRLVYSGRLLPDHLQLKDVLRKQDEYHMVHLVCTSRTPPSSPKPSTSREGHGASTSSSSSNLDRSGSTAASPTNQEASSTSLNTSGDGVRHRNLPQAHSNSTPSHQFPYLMQGNIGNQFPGQGVPVGFSMYPAFSPLQMIWWQQMYVRQYYMQYQAAVSAQVTSSTEPARSAVAQAVNSEHARANEPAAVPNVAVQENRPVNQNVQMNAQGGPVVNEEDFNRDWLDWMYTFSRAAILLSIVYFYSSFSRFVMVMGAMLLVYLQEGGQQQAANNAEVNRDGQHANNPDLEEMERLMDDGIDEDNGEDAGEDGNTEQQPGFMASAWSFITTFFTSLIPEGPPQVGN, from the exons ATGGACCAGAGCGTGGTGGAGCACCCGGTGACCCTCATCATCAAGGCCCCCAACCAGAAATACACCGACCAGACCATCAGCTGCTTTCTGGAGTGGACTGTGGGCAAGCTGAAGTCCCACCTCTCCAAGGTGTACCCCAGTAAGCCG TCTACAAAGGATCAGAGACTGGTGTATTCTGGCAGACTGCTTCCTGATCATCTGCAGCTGAAAGATGTTCTCAGAAAA cAAGATGAATATCATATGGTTCATCTGGTTTGTACATCTCGGACACCCCCAAGTTCTCCAAAACCCAGCACCAGTAGAGAAGGTCATGGAGCTTCAACCTCCAGCAGTAGCTCA aatttaGACCGTTCTGGATCAACTGCTGCCTCACCCACAAACCAAGAAGCTTCTTCTACGTCTTTGAACACTAGTGGAGATGGAGTGAGGCATCGTAATCTTCCACAAGCACACAGCAACTCCACACCAAGCCACCAGTTCCCTTATTTAATGCAAGG CAATATAGGCAACCAGTTTCCAGGCCAAGGTGTTCCTGTTGGATTTTCTATGTATCCTGCATTCAGTCCCTTACAGATGATATGGTGGCAACAGATGTATGTACGTCAGTACTACATGCAGTA CCAAGCTGCTGTTTCAGCCCAAGTGACTTCCAGCACTGAGCCAGCGAGATCTGCAGTTGCCCAGGCTGTAAATTCAGAACATGCTCGTGCAAATGAGCCTGCAGCAGTGCCAAATGTAGCTGTCCAGGAGAACAGGCCTGTAAATCAAAATGTTCAGATGAATGCACAGGGTGGCCCAGTAGTGAATGAAGAGGACTTCAACCGGGACTGGCTGGACTGGATGTACACGTTCTCTAGAGCAGCAATTCTTCTGAGCATTGTATACTTCTATTCTTCTTTCAGTCGGTTTGTCATGGTAATGGGAGCCATGCTGCTGGTTTATTT GCAAGAGGGAGGCCAACAACAGGCAGCCAATAATGCAGAAGTGAACCGTGATGGGCAACATGCAAATAACCCTGATCTTGAAGAGATG gagCGACTTATGGATGATGGGATTGATGAAGACAACGGAGAAGATGCAGGTGAAGATGGCAATacagagcagcagcctggatTCATGGCTTCTGCTTGGTCCTTTATCACAACCTTCTTCACATCACTGATTCCTGAAGGGCCTCCACAGGTTGGCAACTAA
- the HERPUD2 gene encoding homocysteine-responsive endoplasmic reticulum-resident ubiquitin-like domain member 2 protein isoform X3, with translation MDQSVVEHPVTLIIKAPNQKYTDQTISCFLEWTVGKLKSHLSKVYPSKPQDEYHMVHLVCTSRTPPSSPKPSTSREGHGASTSSSSSNLDRSGSTAASPTNQEASSTSLNTSGDGVRHRNLPQAHSNSTPSHQFPYLMQGNIGNQFPGQGVPVGFSMYPAFSPLQMIWWQQMYVRQYYMQYQAAVSAQVTSSTEPARSAVAQAVNSEHARANEPAAVPNVAVQENRPVNQNVQMNAQGGPVVNEEDFNRDWLDWMYTFSRAAILLSIVYFYSSFSRFVMVMGAMLLVYLHQAGWFPFRQEGGQQQAANNAEVNRDGQHANNPDLEEMERLMDDGIDEDNGEDAGEDGNTEQQPGFMASAWSFITTFFTSLIPEGPPQVGN, from the exons ATGGACCAGAGCGTGGTGGAGCACCCGGTGACCCTCATCATCAAGGCCCCCAACCAGAAATACACCGACCAGACCATCAGCTGCTTTCTGGAGTGGACTGTGGGCAAGCTGAAGTCCCACCTCTCCAAGGTGTACCCCAGTAAGCCG cAAGATGAATATCATATGGTTCATCTGGTTTGTACATCTCGGACACCCCCAAGTTCTCCAAAACCCAGCACCAGTAGAGAAGGTCATGGAGCTTCAACCTCCAGCAGTAGCTCA aatttaGACCGTTCTGGATCAACTGCTGCCTCACCCACAAACCAAGAAGCTTCTTCTACGTCTTTGAACACTAGTGGAGATGGAGTGAGGCATCGTAATCTTCCACAAGCACACAGCAACTCCACACCAAGCCACCAGTTCCCTTATTTAATGCAAGG CAATATAGGCAACCAGTTTCCAGGCCAAGGTGTTCCTGTTGGATTTTCTATGTATCCTGCATTCAGTCCCTTACAGATGATATGGTGGCAACAGATGTATGTACGTCAGTACTACATGCAGTA CCAAGCTGCTGTTTCAGCCCAAGTGACTTCCAGCACTGAGCCAGCGAGATCTGCAGTTGCCCAGGCTGTAAATTCAGAACATGCTCGTGCAAATGAGCCTGCAGCAGTGCCAAATGTAGCTGTCCAGGAGAACAGGCCTGTAAATCAAAATGTTCAGATGAATGCACAGGGTGGCCCAGTAGTGAATGAAGAGGACTTCAACCGGGACTGGCTGGACTGGATGTACACGTTCTCTAGAGCAGCAATTCTTCTGAGCATTGTATACTTCTATTCTTCTTTCAGTCGGTTTGTCATGGTAATGGGAGCCATGCTGCTGGTTTATTT ACACCAAGCTGGATGGTTTCCCTTTAGGCAAGAGGGAGGCCAACAACAGGCAGCCAATAATGCAGAAGTGAACCGTGATGGGCAACATGCAAATAACCCTGATCTTGAAGAGATG gagCGACTTATGGATGATGGGATTGATGAAGACAACGGAGAAGATGCAGGTGAAGATGGCAATacagagcagcagcctggatTCATGGCTTCTGCTTGGTCCTTTATCACAACCTTCTTCACATCACTGATTCCTGAAGGGCCTCCACAGGTTGGCAACTAA
- the HERPUD2 gene encoding homocysteine-responsive endoplasmic reticulum-resident ubiquitin-like domain member 2 protein isoform X5: protein MDQSVVEHPVTLIIKAPNQKYTDQTISCFLEWTVGKLKSHLSKVYPSKPNLDRSGSTAASPTNQEASSTSLNTSGDGVRHRNLPQAHSNSTPSHQFPYLMQGNIGNQFPGQGVPVGFSMYPAFSPLQMIWWQQMYVRQYYMQYQAAVSAQVTSSTEPARSAVAQAVNSEHARANEPAAVPNVAVQENRPVNQNVQMNAQGGPVVNEEDFNRDWLDWMYTFSRAAILLSIVYFYSSFSRFVMVMGAMLLVYLHQAGWFPFRQEGGQQQAANNAEVNRDGQHANNPDLEEMERLMDDGIDEDNGEDAGEDGNTEQQPGFMASAWSFITTFFTSLIPEGPPQVGN, encoded by the exons ATGGACCAGAGCGTGGTGGAGCACCCGGTGACCCTCATCATCAAGGCCCCCAACCAGAAATACACCGACCAGACCATCAGCTGCTTTCTGGAGTGGACTGTGGGCAAGCTGAAGTCCCACCTCTCCAAGGTGTACCCCAGTAAGCCG aatttaGACCGTTCTGGATCAACTGCTGCCTCACCCACAAACCAAGAAGCTTCTTCTACGTCTTTGAACACTAGTGGAGATGGAGTGAGGCATCGTAATCTTCCACAAGCACACAGCAACTCCACACCAAGCCACCAGTTCCCTTATTTAATGCAAGG CAATATAGGCAACCAGTTTCCAGGCCAAGGTGTTCCTGTTGGATTTTCTATGTATCCTGCATTCAGTCCCTTACAGATGATATGGTGGCAACAGATGTATGTACGTCAGTACTACATGCAGTA CCAAGCTGCTGTTTCAGCCCAAGTGACTTCCAGCACTGAGCCAGCGAGATCTGCAGTTGCCCAGGCTGTAAATTCAGAACATGCTCGTGCAAATGAGCCTGCAGCAGTGCCAAATGTAGCTGTCCAGGAGAACAGGCCTGTAAATCAAAATGTTCAGATGAATGCACAGGGTGGCCCAGTAGTGAATGAAGAGGACTTCAACCGGGACTGGCTGGACTGGATGTACACGTTCTCTAGAGCAGCAATTCTTCTGAGCATTGTATACTTCTATTCTTCTTTCAGTCGGTTTGTCATGGTAATGGGAGCCATGCTGCTGGTTTATTT ACACCAAGCTGGATGGTTTCCCTTTAGGCAAGAGGGAGGCCAACAACAGGCAGCCAATAATGCAGAAGTGAACCGTGATGGGCAACATGCAAATAACCCTGATCTTGAAGAGATG gagCGACTTATGGATGATGGGATTGATGAAGACAACGGAGAAGATGCAGGTGAAGATGGCAATacagagcagcagcctggatTCATGGCTTCTGCTTGGTCCTTTATCACAACCTTCTTCACATCACTGATTCCTGAAGGGCCTCCACAGGTTGGCAACTAA